The Chitinophagaceae bacterium genome includes a region encoding these proteins:
- a CDS encoding cytochrome c oxidase assembly factor Coa1 family protein — protein MKSLIYKITTITIFLLLYGYISRIIGINFFWESKSLGWLLFWFVLILILFEKIKKRKSKYILEKIAIGVFFLIISVKIIFFISIRQTSAYTVAVNYIKSSPEIKRKVGNIESVFVEPFGSISLTSNIQGESGRASLYFIIKGMNKFADINLYMEKDFSSEWQVLSINK, from the coding sequence ATGAAATCGCTAATTTATAAAATAACTACAATAACAATATTTCTACTATTATATGGGTATATTAGTAGAATAATAGGAATTAATTTTTTTTGGGAAAGCAAATCGTTAGGTTGGCTACTTTTTTGGTTTGTTCTTATACTTATTTTATTTGAGAAAATAAAAAAGAGAAAGAGTAAATATATTTTGGAAAAAATCGCGATTGGCGTATTTTTTTTAATCATCAGTGTAAAAATTATTTTTTTCATTAGTATTAGACAAACAAGTGCTTATACGGTAGCGGTAAATTATATAAAATCAAGCCCTGAAATTAAACGCAAGGTAGGCAATATCGAATCTGTATTTGTAGAACCGTTTGGAAGTATTTCTTTGACATCAAATATTCAAGGTGAATCTGGGCGGGCTAGCCTTTATTTTATTATAAAAGGCATGAATAAGTTTGCTGATATTAACCTATATATGGAAAAGGACTTTTCTTCTGAGTGGCAGGTATTAAGTATAAATAAGTGA